The following proteins are encoded in a genomic region of Gimesia algae:
- a CDS encoding YbaN family protein produces the protein MIRNSQPQDDFSSEAEHTFERIALDKIHPEFLDTLDQTAVPTVTGIKKIIFFILAAVFFVLGVLGVALPVLPTTPFLLLTSYFLIRTSPRLNAALLKSPVLGQVLKEWQQDGGVRLSVKIQAISIVVLVIAATLLLSPLSILLKSLLVLLACIGIVVVIRLPGLD, from the coding sequence ATGATTCGTAATTCGCAGCCGCAAGACGACTTCTCCAGTGAAGCCGAACACACGTTCGAGCGAATCGCTTTGGATAAGATTCATCCTGAATTTCTGGATACTCTGGATCAGACAGCCGTACCGACTGTCACCGGCATCAAAAAAATTATCTTCTTCATTCTGGCTGCCGTTTTTTTTGTGCTGGGTGTACTGGGAGTTGCCTTACCTGTTCTGCCGACCACACCTTTTCTCTTACTAACCAGTTATTTTCTGATCAGAACCTCCCCACGCTTAAATGCAGCACTGCTGAAGTCGCCTGTTCTCGGACAGGTTCTCAAAGAATGGCAACAGGATGGGGGCGTACGCCTGAGTGTTAAAATTCAGGCGATCTCGATCGTGGTCCTTGTCATTGCAGCCACATTACTGCTTTCTCCGCTTTCGATTCTGCTGAAATCCCTGCTGGTATTGCTGGCCTGCATCGGCATCGTGGTCGTAATTCGTCTGCCTGGCCTCGACTGA
- a CDS encoding TIM barrel protein — protein MQRRDFLKSSIAAGGTAILARTAAQAAGGDEPKPFQLKYGPHFGMFKNAAGNDPIDQLKFAADQGFTAWEDNGMKKKPKELQQQIADSMEKLNMQMGVFVAHGSIGKTTFTRKDKDVWDSVLKDIKESVEVAKRVNAKWMTVVPGSLDEGPRSRLAEGYQTANVIELLRRCADIFEPHGMVMVLEPLNWFANHGGVFLQGSPQAYALCKAVDSPSCKILFDIYHQQITEGNLIVNIDNSWDEIGYFQSGDNPGRKEPGTGEINYLNVFKHIHSKGFDGIIGMEHGNSKPGKEGDLAVIEAYREVDRF, from the coding sequence ATGCAACGTCGAGATTTTCTGAAGAGCAGTATAGCAGCGGGTGGTACAGCCATCTTAGCCCGGACTGCTGCGCAAGCCGCAGGAGGGGACGAGCCCAAACCGTTCCAGCTCAAATATGGTCCACACTTCGGGATGTTCAAAAATGCTGCCGGCAATGATCCCATTGATCAGTTGAAGTTTGCTGCCGACCAGGGTTTCACTGCCTGGGAAGACAACGGCATGAAAAAGAAACCCAAAGAACTGCAGCAGCAGATCGCAGATTCGATGGAAAAGCTCAACATGCAGATGGGTGTGTTTGTAGCCCATGGATCGATTGGCAAAACGACTTTTACCCGCAAGGATAAAGATGTCTGGGATTCCGTGCTGAAAGACATCAAAGAATCGGTCGAAGTCGCTAAACGGGTCAATGCGAAATGGATGACCGTCGTTCCGGGAAGTCTGGACGAAGGTCCCCGCAGTCGACTGGCTGAAGGTTACCAGACAGCCAACGTGATTGAATTACTCAGACGCTGTGCTGACATCTTTGAACCACATGGAATGGTGATGGTTCTGGAACCATTGAACTGGTTTGCCAATCATGGCGGGGTTTTCCTGCAGGGTTCTCCACAGGCGTATGCCCTCTGTAAAGCAGTTGACAGCCCCTCCTGTAAAATTCTGTTTGATATTTATCATCAGCAAATTACCGAAGGCAACCTGATTGTAAACATCGACAACAGCTGGGATGAAATTGGGTATTTTCAGTCCGGTGATAATCCGGGGCGCAAAGAACCGGGTACGGGTGAAATCAATTATCTGAATGTCTTCAAGCACATTCACTCTAAAGGCTTCGACGGAATTATTGGAATGGAACACGGCAATTCCAAACCCGGAAAAGAAGGCGACCTGGCCGTCATTGAAGCGTATAGAGAGGTGGACCGGTTCTAA
- a CDS encoding PAS domain-containing hybrid sensor histidine kinase/response regulator, with amino-acid sequence MTSTPTPEFVQSSVNQSLLIWTSNSDQQFDLFNQAWLLFTNSTLEQNLNEGWQQFIHPNDLNSFLKSFQDAYAAQAGFQCEYRLKRSDGQYRWFQCHAELRPSVSTEFSGFIATSTDLLKQDQQVESTRNIEKHLEGLLNCSSHGVWDWLDLNLTEQWWSPRFYELIGYQNQEIDSSMDTLKLLLHPDDVEHAFQAFEDALIKNTRFDLEYRLRIKGGAYHWFRCYANVLRDESGQAVRMTGSMTDIHRRVQAEEELKHSRQEANQAKADKKNFLMMMNHEIRTPLTAILGFSEMILESAQDPFTQTSAETIHINGEYLLNTINDFLDLSKIEEGRFDIELLECSPNTVIQNVRTLMSRKAELKQLNLNVAFENELPETIKSDPIRLKQILSNILGLAIKISERGSIDLNISTDSNPEGKELLLFKVSFENKGLDINQLVQLFSSAQQKTHALSGLGGETGLGLFVSKQLAEILGGQISVYQKAGEASRTSILLSIATGMHRPGKMHPYNSSRLIREIKTSKVSYDLENRNSRILLVEDGIYNQRLINFLLSKAGAKVKVVEDGQQALDELQKNEMLDEKIGAEYDLILMDIQMPVLDGYTTTRRLRSLGFTKPVIALTANVMPGDREKCMAVGCDEYLSKPIDRLRLIKVINRCLRKESQKNLIMQ; translated from the coding sequence ATGACATCTACCCCCACACCAGAGTTCGTTCAGAGCAGTGTTAATCAAAGTCTGCTGATCTGGACTTCGAATTCAGATCAACAGTTTGATCTGTTCAATCAGGCATGGCTTCTGTTCACAAACAGTACCCTTGAGCAGAACCTCAATGAGGGCTGGCAACAGTTCATTCATCCTAATGATTTGAATAGTTTTCTGAAGTCCTTTCAGGATGCGTACGCTGCTCAAGCAGGATTTCAATGCGAATATCGACTGAAACGGTCTGATGGACAATATCGCTGGTTCCAATGTCATGCCGAGTTACGACCTTCTGTCTCCACAGAGTTTTCCGGTTTTATCGCCACCAGTACCGATCTGCTGAAGCAGGATCAACAGGTCGAGTCTACTCGAAATATTGAAAAGCATCTTGAAGGGCTGCTGAACTGTTCCTCCCACGGCGTCTGGGACTGGCTTGATCTGAATTTGACAGAGCAATGGTGGTCCCCACGCTTTTATGAGCTGATTGGATACCAGAACCAGGAAATCGATTCAAGCATGGATACGCTGAAACTGCTCCTACATCCTGATGATGTTGAACATGCATTTCAGGCATTTGAAGATGCTTTGATTAAAAACACCCGCTTTGATCTGGAGTACCGTCTGCGAATCAAAGGGGGCGCTTATCACTGGTTTCGTTGTTACGCGAATGTCTTGCGTGATGAATCGGGGCAGGCAGTCAGAATGACAGGATCAATGACTGATATCCACCGACGTGTGCAGGCGGAAGAAGAATTAAAGCATTCAAGACAGGAAGCAAATCAGGCGAAAGCGGATAAAAAGAATTTTCTGATGATGATGAATCATGAAATTCGTACCCCACTCACGGCAATTCTGGGCTTCTCTGAAATGATACTCGAATCAGCTCAGGACCCATTTACACAGACTTCAGCCGAAACCATTCACATCAATGGGGAATATTTGCTGAATACGATCAATGATTTTCTGGATCTATCGAAAATCGAAGAAGGCCGTTTTGATATAGAGCTACTGGAATGTTCTCCAAACACTGTAATTCAAAATGTTCGAACACTGATGAGTCGAAAAGCAGAACTTAAGCAGTTAAATCTGAATGTAGCATTTGAGAATGAGTTGCCAGAAACAATCAAATCGGACCCGATTCGCCTGAAACAAATACTGTCAAATATTCTGGGACTGGCGATTAAAATTTCAGAAAGAGGAAGCATCGATCTGAATATCAGTACTGATTCAAATCCGGAGGGAAAAGAACTCCTGTTATTCAAAGTCAGCTTCGAAAATAAAGGACTGGATATAAATCAATTAGTGCAGCTCTTTTCCAGCGCCCAACAGAAAACGCACGCTTTGTCAGGTTTAGGTGGAGAAACGGGACTGGGACTGTTTGTCTCTAAGCAACTGGCAGAAATACTGGGAGGACAGATCTCAGTTTATCAGAAAGCAGGAGAAGCTTCACGGACCTCGATCTTATTATCGATTGCGACGGGTATGCACAGGCCGGGAAAAATGCATCCGTATAATTCTTCCCGCCTGATCCGCGAAATTAAAACCTCTAAAGTGAGTTATGATCTAGAGAACCGGAACAGTCGTATTCTTCTGGTCGAAGACGGCATCTATAATCAACGCCTGATCAACTTTCTATTGAGCAAAGCTGGAGCCAAAGTGAAGGTTGTCGAAGATGGTCAGCAGGCACTGGATGAACTACAGAAAAACGAAATGTTGGATGAGAAAATCGGTGCCGAGTATGATCTGATTCTGATGGACATTCAAATGCCGGTTCTGGATGGATATACGACAACGCGACGACTACGGTCCCTGGGTTTTACTAAACCTGTCATCGCGTTAACCGCCAATGTCATGCCGGGGGATCGTGAAAAATGTATGGCAGTCGGTTGTGATGAATATCTCAGCAAGCCCATTGACCGTTTGCGGCTCATTAAAGTAATCAATCGCTGTCTGAGGAAGGAAAGTCAGAAAAATCTGATTATGCAATAA
- a CDS encoding gamma-glutamylcyclotransferase family protein: MKQTLNYFAYGSNLHPLRLQSRIGACQIQSVAQLEGAQLSFHKVGLDDSGKCDIVLPAQSDSTVWGVVYQITAEQKMLLDHCESLGKGYQILNTEVRSADNQLLSVYTYQAMAEFIDPRLEPFDWYHEFVFHGVCYHGFPVEYQEMIHAVKMIKDPNRERTAHQQALLRELRKSIEEQQED; encoded by the coding sequence ATGAAGCAGACTCTGAATTATTTTGCCTACGGATCAAACCTTCACCCACTGCGACTGCAGTCAAGGATCGGTGCGTGTCAGATACAATCTGTTGCCCAACTGGAAGGGGCGCAACTCAGTTTTCACAAAGTGGGTCTGGATGACTCGGGGAAATGTGACATCGTGCTGCCGGCTCAGTCTGACTCAACGGTCTGGGGCGTTGTTTACCAGATCACTGCGGAACAAAAAATGTTGCTCGATCACTGCGAGTCGCTGGGAAAAGGGTATCAGATTCTCAATACAGAAGTCAGGTCAGCGGACAATCAACTTCTTTCCGTTTACACCTATCAGGCAATGGCTGAATTCATTGACCCTCGGCTAGAACCTTTTGACTGGTACCATGAATTCGTGTTTCACGGAGTCTGTTACCATGGCTTCCCTGTTGAGTATCAGGAAATGATTCACGCTGTCAAAATGATCAAAGACCCGAACAGAGAGCGAACTGCACACCAACAAGCTTTATTGAGGGAACTCCGGAAGTCGATTGAAGAGCAGCAGGAAGATTGA
- a CDS encoding TauD/TfdA family dioxygenase: MSDLQAADDLPTAFSIPAAWKGDELFNRDDWRVTLTQTHLDDLQQALNAISQENLKPEQINPARFPLPHLGPVLRQIQHQLETGSGACQLQRLPVENYSASELESLFWLISVHLGTPVSQSASDEKIFHVRDEGYQVGQKEARGPNTRKRLSFHTDRCDVIGFLCLQQALAGGNNQLVSSVSLFNEMREHFPELTKILMQPFYYLRHNVDAGNQKPFCQQPVFSVQDGHFAGSFLRVLIERAYASPELPDMTPQQREALDQLEAVAESPALNVTFRQEPGDLLFLNNWVTFHRRDDFEDAEESHLKRHLLRVWLAVPNSRPLNPLFADNYGNTAAGAVRGGMLPAR, encoded by the coding sequence GTGAGTGACCTGCAGGCTGCCGACGATCTACCGACTGCGTTTTCCATACCGGCAGCCTGGAAAGGCGATGAATTATTCAACCGGGACGACTGGCGAGTCACATTAACCCAGACTCATCTGGACGACCTTCAGCAGGCCTTGAATGCGATCTCACAGGAAAACTTGAAGCCGGAACAAATTAACCCGGCCCGCTTTCCTCTCCCACATCTCGGTCCTGTGTTACGACAGATTCAGCATCAACTGGAAACCGGTTCGGGGGCCTGCCAGTTGCAACGCCTGCCGGTAGAGAACTATTCTGCTTCCGAGTTAGAAAGCCTCTTCTGGCTGATCTCAGTCCACCTGGGTACTCCGGTATCACAAAGTGCCAGCGACGAAAAAATCTTCCATGTTCGGGATGAAGGCTATCAGGTCGGACAAAAAGAAGCACGCGGTCCCAACACACGCAAACGCTTAAGCTTCCACACAGATCGCTGTGATGTCATCGGTTTTCTCTGCCTGCAACAGGCACTTGCGGGGGGAAACAATCAGCTGGTCAGTTCTGTTTCACTGTTTAACGAAATGCGGGAGCATTTTCCGGAACTGACGAAAATACTGATGCAGCCTTTTTATTATCTCAGACATAATGTCGATGCAGGAAACCAGAAGCCGTTCTGCCAGCAACCTGTCTTTTCTGTTCAGGATGGACATTTCGCCGGCAGTTTTCTGCGAGTTCTCATCGAGCGTGCTTACGCTTCCCCGGAACTCCCCGATATGACTCCGCAACAACGGGAGGCGTTGGACCAGTTGGAAGCGGTAGCGGAATCTCCCGCACTGAATGTCACTTTTCGGCAGGAACCCGGGGACTTGCTCTTTCTGAATAACTGGGTCACTTTTCATCGACGTGATGACTTTGAAGACGCTGAGGAATCACATTTGAAACGGCATTTACTGCGCGTCTGGTTAGCCGTTCCCAACAGTCGTCCCCTGAACCCGCTATTTGCAGACAATTATGGTAACACAGCAGCGGGCGCCGTCCGTGGAGGCATGTTGCCTGCCCGCTGA
- a CDS encoding phosphoribosylformylglycinamidine synthase subunit PurQ, with protein sequence MSTPPKVCVLRAPGTNCDIETAHAFDLCGAESTRIHLLKLLENPSQLNDYQILCLPGGFSYGDDVGAGVIFASHLQGQLADVIGNFLAADKLVLGICNGFQVLLKAGILPGGAAGWPLKSDQSRDATLTWNTNGKYTSLWVNLGAMAPQNVFLKGIDQIELPIAHAEGRIAVSDPAIVQGWKDNQQIAMCYRAAGDAETTLQEEILPYPVNPNGSACNIAALSDPAGRVLGLMPHPERFLFATQHPQWTRLGLTGEGAGIQLFRNAVNYFE encoded by the coding sequence ATGTCTACTCCTCCCAAAGTTTGTGTGTTACGTGCCCCTGGCACCAACTGCGATATCGAGACAGCACATGCATTTGATTTGTGCGGAGCCGAGTCCACACGGATTCATCTGTTAAAACTGCTGGAAAACCCCAGCCAACTGAACGACTATCAGATCCTCTGTCTGCCCGGCGGTTTCAGCTATGGAGATGATGTGGGCGCAGGCGTCATCTTCGCCAGTCACCTCCAGGGGCAACTGGCTGATGTCATCGGAAACTTCCTCGCTGCAGATAAGCTGGTTCTGGGCATCTGTAACGGGTTTCAGGTATTGCTCAAAGCGGGTATCCTGCCCGGCGGTGCAGCAGGCTGGCCTCTTAAATCTGATCAGTCCCGCGATGCCACCCTGACCTGGAACACAAATGGAAAATACACTTCGCTCTGGGTCAATCTGGGAGCCATGGCGCCGCAAAATGTGTTTCTGAAGGGAATCGATCAGATCGAACTTCCCATCGCCCATGCCGAAGGTCGCATTGCCGTCAGTGATCCTGCCATCGTGCAAGGCTGGAAAGACAATCAACAGATCGCCATGTGTTACCGGGCCGCCGGTGATGCAGAAACCACACTTCAGGAAGAAATCCTACCCTACCCTGTGAACCCGAATGGCTCTGCCTGTAACATCGCAGCTCTGAGTGATCCTGCTGGTCGTGTATTAGGGCTGATGCCACACCCGGAACGTTTCCTGTTCGCGACTCAGCACCCACAGTGGACTCGCCTGGGGCTCACCGGTGAAGGTGCCGGAATACAACTCTTCCGCAATGCTGTTAACTATTTTGAATAG
- a CDS encoding PQQ-dependent sugar dehydrogenase, giving the protein MKLFSMLLLLCTLCFSASLFAEEQVDTSPAPVRIVKVFPYLKIDRPIVITHAGDDSNRLFIAAQKGKIFVVPNTPEDEDLEEGKLFLDISEHVSYHDKKNEEGLLGLAFHPDYKTNGEFFVYYSTPGKSHNYSVISRFRVSKDDPDKAAADSEEVLMRVAQPAWNHNGGTVVFGPDGMLYIAFGDGGAGGDAFHNGQNLSSVLGSICRIDVDHKSEGLNYAIPKDNPFEDGKKATFPTIRKEIWAYGLRNPWRIAFDTKTGVLWAGDVGQGIWEEIDLIVKGGNYGWSVREGKHPFGLNGVEPRKHLIEPIWEYNHEVGKSITGGSVYRGKAIPAIVGSYIYGDYVSGKFWALKYDAENKRVTANHVIESPSIPMMTFGTDQNGEMFLSSSFSEIFMLKAK; this is encoded by the coding sequence ATGAAATTATTTTCTATGCTGCTGTTACTCTGTACGCTGTGTTTCTCTGCTTCGCTATTCGCTGAAGAGCAGGTCGATACGTCACCGGCCCCTGTGAGAATCGTGAAAGTATTTCCCTATCTGAAAATTGACCGGCCGATTGTCATTACCCATGCAGGCGATGATTCGAACCGTCTGTTTATTGCCGCTCAAAAAGGGAAAATCTTTGTTGTTCCCAATACGCCGGAAGATGAAGATCTGGAAGAAGGAAAACTGTTTCTCGATATTTCGGAACATGTTTCTTACCACGACAAGAAAAATGAAGAAGGTTTACTGGGACTGGCTTTTCATCCCGATTACAAAACCAATGGTGAGTTTTTCGTCTACTACAGCACGCCAGGTAAATCGCATAATTATTCCGTGATTTCCCGCTTTCGGGTTTCCAAAGATGATCCGGACAAAGCGGCTGCCGATTCTGAAGAAGTTTTGATGCGTGTGGCACAACCCGCCTGGAATCATAACGGCGGAACTGTCGTCTTCGGGCCGGATGGTATGTTGTATATTGCCTTTGGTGACGGAGGAGCGGGAGGGGATGCCTTTCATAACGGACAGAATCTTTCCAGCGTGCTGGGCAGTATCTGTCGGATTGATGTCGACCATAAGTCTGAAGGATTAAACTACGCGATTCCCAAAGACAACCCGTTTGAAGATGGCAAAAAAGCAACCTTTCCCACCATCCGCAAAGAAATCTGGGCGTATGGATTACGCAACCCCTGGCGAATTGCCTTCGATACCAAGACCGGTGTTCTTTGGGCCGGTGATGTCGGGCAAGGAATCTGGGAAGAAATCGATCTGATTGTCAAAGGTGGAAATTATGGATGGTCAGTCCGCGAAGGAAAACACCCGTTTGGACTGAATGGTGTTGAGCCCCGGAAGCACCTGATTGAACCGATCTGGGAATACAACCATGAGGTAGGGAAATCGATCACGGGGGGCTCAGTTTATCGGGGTAAAGCGATACCCGCCATCGTGGGTTCTTACATTTATGGTGATTATGTTTCCGGCAAATTCTGGGCGTTGAAATATGATGCCGAGAATAAAAGGGTAACCGCTAACCATGTGATAGAATCTCCCAGTATCCCGATGATGACTTTCGGGACCGATCAGAATGGCGAAATGTTTCTCTCTTCTTCCTTCAGTGAAATCTTCATGCTGAAAGCAAAGTAG
- a CDS encoding prenyltransferase/squalene oxidase repeat-containing protein, whose translation MAQTEINRSIDSQGKKYYTLPTRTAVKRGLQFLAERQHTNGSFGSGSTFKSNVAVTALCGMAFLADGSTPGRGKYGIQVQKAVDFILASCKPSGYIISPESISHGPMYGHGFATLFLAEVYGMTHSKDVRAKLEKAVELIVKSQNAKGGWRYTPESKDADLSVTVCQIMALRAARNCGIFISKDVIDRCIDYVKQSQNPDGGFRYQLVRQAESEFPRSAAGVVALYSAGIYEGPEVENGLGYLMRHLPNQRYFRGSHYYYGQYYAVQAMWQAGSNYWEGWYSAIREELLSGQMSSGSWRPDSSNCVEYSTAMSCIVLQIPRNNIPIFQR comes from the coding sequence ATGGCACAGACGGAGATAAACCGTTCCATAGATTCCCAGGGTAAAAAGTATTACACCCTGCCAACGCGGACAGCCGTCAAGCGTGGCCTGCAGTTTCTGGCCGAACGCCAGCACACCAATGGCTCTTTTGGTTCCGGTTCTACCTTCAAAAGTAATGTCGCGGTGACTGCACTGTGTGGCATGGCATTTCTTGCGGATGGAAGTACTCCTGGAAGAGGCAAGTATGGAATCCAGGTACAGAAAGCCGTTGATTTTATCCTCGCATCCTGTAAGCCTTCGGGATATATCATTTCCCCGGAAAGTATTTCTCATGGGCCAATGTACGGACACGGGTTTGCCACGTTATTTCTGGCAGAAGTTTATGGGATGACTCATAGTAAAGATGTGCGTGCGAAACTGGAAAAAGCAGTTGAGCTGATTGTGAAATCACAGAACGCCAAAGGGGGCTGGCGTTACACTCCGGAAAGCAAAGACGCGGATCTTTCAGTGACTGTCTGCCAGATTATGGCACTGCGGGCGGCGCGAAACTGTGGGATCTTTATTTCAAAAGATGTCATTGATCGCTGTATCGATTATGTGAAACAGAGCCAGAACCCGGATGGCGGATTTCGCTATCAGCTGGTGCGCCAGGCGGAGAGTGAATTTCCTCGATCCGCTGCCGGCGTGGTCGCCTTATACAGTGCAGGCATCTACGAAGGTCCGGAAGTCGAAAACGGATTGGGGTATCTGATGCGACACCTGCCGAACCAGCGTTACTTTCGAGGCAGTCACTACTATTACGGCCAATATTATGCCGTGCAGGCAATGTGGCAGGCAGGCAGCAATTACTGGGAAGGCTGGTATTCGGCGATTCGTGAAGAACTTCTTTCCGGGCAGATGTCCAGTGGCAGCTGGAGACCCGACAGTTCGAACTGTGTCGAATACAGTACGGCCATGTCATGTATCGTACTGCAGATTCCCCGGAATAATATTCCGATCTTTCAGCGCTAA
- a CDS encoding DUF2237 family protein, which produces MTQRKAKNVLGTELETCSMDPVTGFYRDGCCNTGGSDMGLHTVCIEATAEFLEFSKERGNDLSTPHPMYDFPGLKPGDRWCLCVERWKEALEAGMAPRVKLEACHISTLEFVDLEDLQEYAVKV; this is translated from the coding sequence ATGACTCAGAGAAAAGCAAAAAATGTTCTTGGTACCGAATTAGAAACCTGCTCGATGGATCCCGTGACCGGATTTTATCGGGATGGCTGCTGCAATACAGGCGGATCCGACATGGGGCTGCATACGGTATGCATTGAAGCGACGGCGGAATTCCTGGAATTCTCAAAAGAGCGTGGAAATGATCTGAGTACCCCGCATCCCATGTACGACTTCCCAGGCTTGAAACCGGGTGATCGCTGGTGCCTGTGCGTCGAACGCTGGAAAGAAGCACTCGAAGCAGGGATGGCACCACGTGTCAAACTGGAAGCCTGCCACATTTCGACGCTTGAATTTGTCGATCTCGAAGATCTGCAGGAGTACGCCGTCAAAGTCTGA
- a CDS encoding NPCBM/NEW2 domain-containing protein, whose translation MRSVVLFSLFSLVGLTIPGQVHAAELEQISGDKLDGTLIEIQQNQLTMQGKSGSKTVPAADTIRVDLGHARLSWKKTGMLILANNDRILGDLIRSEGEFLLVQMNVFPGQPVWRVPLETVTAAFFDWPASRFTRIELLNKADRPKQNHDLFFLKNGDHLQGEFISFDENSFRFDSNAGETSVPRGGIQLFCFNPDLVNFPQPDQLRYVLTLTNGTRVTVSELSLSQETVSAKTVFGASLTCPLSLIETITPRGGKAVPVSDLEPSFYRFTPYFNLKWDWQRNQNVLRGPLVTEGKEYCSGLGMHSASELRYQLDGKYAGFQTLVGLDDATTGRGDVEVLIIIDQRVVFQQPISDDQRRLVEVPRIELTGAQELILKVEFGKNADMDDHVNWLRPVLLLKQ comes from the coding sequence ATGCGATCCGTCGTTCTCTTTTCTCTGTTCTCTCTCGTTGGCCTTACGATTCCGGGGCAGGTGCATGCTGCGGAACTGGAGCAGATCAGTGGTGATAAACTGGACGGGACACTGATCGAAATACAGCAGAACCAGTTGACTATGCAGGGGAAGTCGGGGAGCAAAACTGTACCGGCCGCTGATACCATTCGTGTCGACCTGGGGCATGCCCGTCTTTCCTGGAAAAAAACGGGAATGCTGATATTGGCAAATAATGATCGAATTCTAGGCGATCTGATTCGTTCTGAAGGGGAATTCCTGCTGGTACAAATGAATGTGTTTCCGGGGCAGCCGGTATGGAGAGTACCGCTGGAGACAGTCACGGCTGCTTTTTTTGACTGGCCTGCGTCTCGCTTCACACGGATCGAGTTGCTGAATAAAGCAGACAGACCGAAGCAAAATCATGACCTCTTCTTTCTGAAAAATGGAGATCACCTGCAGGGGGAATTCATCAGCTTCGACGAGAATTCATTTCGATTTGACTCGAATGCAGGAGAAACTTCCGTTCCGCGCGGGGGCATTCAGTTATTTTGTTTTAATCCAGATCTGGTTAATTTTCCACAGCCGGATCAGTTGCGCTATGTGCTGACCTTGACGAATGGGACTCGTGTTACCGTTTCCGAACTTTCATTGAGTCAGGAGACGGTCTCGGCAAAAACTGTATTTGGTGCCAGTTTGACCTGTCCTTTAAGCTTGATCGAAACAATTACACCTCGGGGAGGTAAGGCCGTTCCGGTCTCCGATCTGGAACCTTCCTTCTACCGGTTCACACCTTATTTTAACCTGAAGTGGGATTGGCAACGCAACCAAAATGTTCTCCGCGGGCCTCTGGTCACTGAGGGAAAAGAATATTGCTCTGGCCTGGGGATGCACAGCGCAAGCGAACTACGATACCAGTTGGATGGTAAATATGCCGGCTTTCAGACGCTGGTTGGTCTGGATGATGCGACGACAGGGCGAGGAGATGTGGAAGTTCTGATTATAATCGACCAGCGCGTTGTTTTTCAGCAGCCCATTTCAGATGATCAGCGGCGGCTGGTTGAAGTCCCGCGCATCGAACTCACTGGTGCTCAGGAACTGATTCTGAAGGTCGAGTTTGGTAAGAATGCGGACATGGATGATCATGTGAACTGGCTGCGTCCGGTTCTGTTGCTGAAACAGTAA